Part of the Oerskovia paurometabola genome is shown below.
GCCCCAACGGTGCCGGCAAGTCCACGATCCTGAAGATCATGGCCGGCCTCGAGCAGCCTTCGAACGGCGACGCCCGGCTCTCGCCGGGCTACTCGGTCGGCATCCTGCTGCAGGAGCCGCCGCTGAACGAGGAGAAGACGGTCCTCGGCAACGTCGAGGAGGGCGTGGCCGAGATCAAGGGCAAGCTCGACCGCTTCAACGAGATCTCGGCGCTCATGGCCGAGCCGGACGCGGACTTCGACGCCCTGCTCGCCGAGATGGGCACCCTGCAGGAGGCCATCGACGCGGCCGACGCGTGGGACCTCGACTCGCAGCTGGAGCAGGCCATGGACGCGCTGCGCTGCCCGCCGCCGGACGCCGACGTGTCGGTGCTCTCGGGCGGTGAGCGCCGCCGTGTGGCACTGTGCAAGCTCCTCCTCGAGAAGCCCGACCTCCTGCTCCTCGACGAGCCCACCAACCACCTGGACGCCGAGTCGGTCCTGTGGCTCGAGCAGCACCTCGCGTCCTACCCCGGCGCGATCCTCGCCGTGACCCACGACCGCTACTTCCTCGACCACGTCGCGGAGTGGATCTGCGAGGTCGACCGCGGTCGCCTGTACCCCTACGAGGGCAACTACTCCACGTATCTGGAGAAGAAGCAGGAGCGCCTGGCGATCCAGGGCAAGAAGGACCAGAAGCTCGCGAAGCGCCTGAAGGACGAGCTCGAGTGGGTCCGCTCCAACGCGAAGGGCCGCCAGACCAAGTCGAAGGCGCGTCTGGCGCGCTACGAGGAGATGGCTGCCGAGGCGGACCGCACCAGGAAGCTGGACTTCGAGGAGATCCAGATCCCGCCGGGCCCGCGCCTGGGCTCG
Proteins encoded:
- the ettA gene encoding energy-dependent translational throttle protein EttA; this encodes MAEFIYSMYKARKAHGDKVILDDVTLNFLPGAKIGVVGPNGAGKSTILKIMAGLEQPSNGDARLSPGYSVGILLQEPPLNEEKTVLGNVEEGVAEIKGKLDRFNEISALMAEPDADFDALLAEMGTLQEAIDAADAWDLDSQLEQAMDALRCPPPDADVSVLSGGERRRVALCKLLLEKPDLLLLDEPTNHLDAESVLWLEQHLASYPGAILAVTHDRYFLDHVAEWICEVDRGRLYPYEGNYSTYLEKKQERLAIQGKKDQKLAKRLKDELEWVRSNAKGRQTKSKARLARYEEMAAEADRTRKLDFEEIQIPPGPRLGSVVLEAQNLQKGFDGRRLIDGLSFTLPRNGIVGVIGPNGVGKTTLFKTIVGLEPLDGGDLKVGETVSISYVDQSRGGIDPKKTLFEVVSDGLDFIKVGNVEMPSRAYVAAFGFKGPDQQKPAGVLSGGERNRLNLALTLKQGGNLLLLDEPTNDLDVETLGSLENALLEFPGCAVVVSHDRWFLDRVATHILAYEGTEEDPANWYWFEGNFASYEENKIGRLGADAARPHRVTYRKLTRD